From a single Nocardioides panacis genomic region:
- a CDS encoding potassium channel family protein, producing the protein MPDTVDDVSRGRVRLPAITRSPVWELSRRILLALGLLGFTVALVYFDRAGYRDNADPTRHVDLVDAIYYTTVTLSTTGYGDIAPVLPHTRLINAFVLTPLRIGFLVLLIGTTLEVLATQGRESFRISRWRKTMDDHVIIIGYGTKGRSAVETLVSNGVDRERIVVVDPSSTALGEAHADGLAVVTGDATRREVLRRAGVAEAKQVIITTDRDDSTVLATLNVRQLNPDTYVVAAVRESDNVQLVRQSGADSVITSSDAVGRLLGLSSLSPTLGSVMEDLLTYGEGLEVAERDLLVQEVGKQPQSLPDQVIAVVRDGVVHRYFDPTVTQLARGDRLVVVRPAQELPWAPRPGTHGEALSDEDD; encoded by the coding sequence GTGCCTGACACCGTCGACGACGTGAGCCGTGGGCGGGTCCGCCTCCCGGCGATCACCCGGTCGCCGGTCTGGGAGCTCTCCCGCCGCATCCTGCTGGCGCTGGGGCTCCTCGGCTTCACCGTCGCGCTGGTGTACTTCGACCGGGCCGGCTACCGCGACAACGCGGACCCGACGCGGCACGTCGACCTGGTCGACGCGATCTACTACACGACCGTCACGCTGAGCACCACCGGCTACGGCGACATCGCGCCGGTCCTGCCGCACACCCGGCTCATCAACGCCTTCGTCCTCACGCCGCTGCGCATCGGCTTCCTGGTGCTGCTGATCGGTACGACGCTCGAGGTGCTGGCCACCCAGGGACGCGAGAGCTTCCGGATCTCCCGTTGGAGGAAGACCATGGACGACCACGTCATCATCATCGGCTACGGCACGAAGGGCCGCAGCGCCGTCGAGACCCTGGTCAGCAACGGGGTCGACCGGGAGCGGATCGTCGTCGTGGACCCGAGCAGCACCGCGCTCGGCGAGGCGCACGCCGACGGGCTCGCCGTGGTGACCGGCGACGCCACCCGCCGCGAGGTGCTGCGCCGGGCGGGCGTGGCGGAGGCCAAGCAGGTCATCATCACGACCGACCGCGACGACTCGACGGTGCTGGCCACCCTGAACGTCCGGCAGCTCAACCCGGACACCTACGTCGTGGCCGCGGTCCGCGAGTCCGACAACGTCCAGCTGGTCCGGCAGAGCGGCGCGGACTCGGTGATCACCTCCTCCGACGCAGTGGGCCGGCTCCTCGGCCTGTCCTCCCTGAGCCCGACGCTGGGCAGCGTGATGGAGGACCTGCTGACCTACGGCGAGGGCCTCGAGGTGGCCGAGCGCGACCTGCTCGTGCAGGAGGTCGGCAAGCAGCCGCAGTCCCTGCCGGACCAGGTGATCGCGGTGGTCCGCGACGGGGTGGTGCACCGCTACTTCGACCCGACCGTCACCCAGCTGGCCCGCGGCGACCGCCTGGTCGTCGTACGCCCGGCGCAGGAGCTGCCGTGGGCGCCCCGCCCGGGCACCCACGGCGAGGCACTCTCCGACGAGGACGACTGA
- a CDS encoding STAS domain-containing protein, producing MPSQGQQPTQDPYFSLDMRRCPDGDAVEVLLTGALDERTVEHLADGLTWVVAHMPQRDVVVDLAGICRFEPCGVGPLLRVRGDLRACGRTLAVRAEPAGARPLLATAGLLDAPAG from the coding sequence ATGCCGTCGCAGGGGCAGCAGCCCACACAGGATCCCTACTTCTCCCTCGACATGCGCCGCTGTCCCGACGGTGACGCGGTCGAGGTGCTGCTCACCGGCGCGCTCGACGAGCGCACGGTCGAGCACCTGGCCGACGGCCTGACGTGGGTGGTCGCGCACATGCCGCAGCGCGACGTGGTGGTCGACCTCGCCGGGATCTGCCGGTTCGAGCCCTGTGGCGTCGGGCCGCTGCTGCGGGTGCGCGGCGACCTCCGGGCGTGCGGACGGACGCTCGCGGTCCGCGCCGAGCCGGCGGGCGCCCGGCCGCTGCTGGCCACCGCCGGGCTGCTCGACGCCCCGGCCGGCTGA
- a CDS encoding STAS domain-containing protein: protein MLLRVDIEDRADHAVVTAAGEIDAATADTVADAVTGALADGYQQVLLDFARVTFIDSTGLGVLVKSHRAAETMGARFAVVHPTPQTRKLIRVLGLDQLLHIYDTHEQALADRG from the coding sequence ATGCTTCTGCGCGTTGACATCGAGGATCGCGCCGACCACGCGGTCGTCACGGCCGCCGGCGAGATCGACGCAGCCACCGCGGACACCGTCGCCGACGCCGTCACCGGCGCCCTGGCCGACGGCTACCAGCAGGTCCTGCTCGACTTCGCGCGGGTGACCTTCATCGACTCCACCGGCCTCGGGGTGCTGGTCAAGTCCCACCGGGCCGCCGAGACCATGGGCGCCCGGTTCGCGGTGGTGCACCCCACGCCGCAGACCCGCAAGCTGATCCGGGTGCTCGGCCTCGACCAGCTGCTGCACATCTACGACACCCACGAGCAGGCGCTCGCCGACCGCGGCTGA
- a CDS encoding aquaporin, translating into MRPYLSEFLGAFFLVFTFLSTSVAPPELAAFAVAAVVVAAVWAGAHLSGGHFNPAVTLATYLRHQLSLADLWSYWAAQLAGAFAAALLTMTAFPRLPDAVDVTGGAVVPALLVEFLFTFAIVYVVLSTRVSPFQEQNVLYGVAVGVVVLVGSLTVRGVSGAAFNPAVAFGMTVDGGFGWPGIWVYLVAETAGAVAAAAVAPSAAPAIPAVRRSPQPR; encoded by the coding sequence GTGCGCCCCTACCTCTCGGAGTTCCTCGGCGCGTTCTTCCTCGTCTTCACCTTCCTGAGCACGTCGGTGGCGCCCCCCGAGCTGGCCGCCTTCGCGGTCGCGGCCGTGGTGGTCGCCGCCGTGTGGGCCGGGGCGCACCTCTCCGGCGGTCACTTCAACCCGGCGGTCACGCTCGCGACGTACCTCCGGCACCAGCTGTCGCTGGCCGACCTCTGGTCCTACTGGGCCGCGCAGCTGGCCGGCGCGTTCGCCGCGGCGCTGCTCACGATGACCGCGTTCCCGCGGCTCCCCGACGCCGTGGACGTGACCGGGGGCGCCGTCGTCCCGGCCCTGCTCGTGGAGTTCCTGTTCACGTTCGCGATCGTCTACGTCGTGCTGTCGACCCGGGTCTCGCCGTTCCAGGAGCAGAACGTCCTCTACGGCGTCGCGGTCGGCGTGGTGGTGCTGGTCGGGTCGCTCACCGTCCGCGGCGTGTCCGGGGCGGCGTTCAACCCCGCGGTCGCGTTCGGGATGACCGTCGACGGCGGGTTCGGGTGGCCGGGCATCTGGGTCTACCTCGTCGCGGAGACGGCCGGCGCGGTGGCGGCCGCCGCCGTCGCCCCGTCCGCCGCTCCGGCCATCCCCGCCGTCCGGCGCTCCCCCCAGCCCCGCTGA
- a CDS encoding acyl-CoA dehydrogenase family protein, which yields MDADIRASANQAPPLVDHNTVTSDAALVDAVTRHASADVLADLAELGAVASSAEAREHGRLANAHEPELVPYDRYGNRVDEVRFHPSWHWLMERGVGYGLQAAPWTSDDPHAHLRRAAGFFAWSQTEPGHGCPISMTYAAVPALRADDAIAKEWTPRLASTSYDFGLRPVADKAGALAGMGMTEKQGGSDVRANVTTATPTSADGEYTLDGHKWFTSAPMNDVFLVLAQAAGGLSCFLVPRVLDDGSRNRLDVVRLKDKLGNRSNASSELELRGTWARRLGDEGRGVRTIIEMVAATRLDCVLGSASLMRRALAEASWHVAHRSAFGGLLGDKPLMQNVIADLAVESEAATVLGMRLAAAVDDAGDPHEAALRRIALPLAKYWVCKRTPMMVAEALECLGGNGYVEESGMPLLFRESPLNSVWEGSGNVNALDVLRALSREPEALNAWIVEVGRASGENPHLDRAITAVLESLADTSEMEVGARRLAGQMAACLQGALLLQHAPAAVADAFCATRLGTEYGGTLGTLPRGTDLASIVARTTPPA from the coding sequence ATGGACGCTGACATCCGGGCAAGCGCGAACCAGGCGCCGCCACTCGTCGACCACAACACCGTGACCTCCGACGCCGCCCTGGTGGACGCGGTCACCCGGCACGCCTCCGCCGACGTGCTGGCCGACCTCGCGGAGCTCGGCGCGGTGGCCAGCTCGGCCGAGGCCCGCGAGCACGGGAGGCTGGCGAACGCCCACGAGCCCGAGCTGGTGCCCTACGACCGCTACGGCAACCGCGTCGACGAGGTCCGGTTCCACCCGTCCTGGCACTGGCTGATGGAGCGGGGGGTCGGCTACGGCCTGCAGGCCGCGCCCTGGACCTCCGACGACCCGCACGCCCACCTCCGGCGGGCGGCCGGGTTCTTCGCCTGGTCCCAGACCGAGCCGGGCCACGGCTGCCCGATCTCCATGACGTACGCCGCGGTGCCGGCGTTGCGGGCCGACGACGCGATCGCCAAGGAGTGGACGCCCCGGCTCGCGTCGACGTCCTACGACTTCGGCCTGCGCCCGGTCGCGGACAAGGCCGGCGCGCTGGCCGGCATGGGGATGACCGAGAAGCAGGGCGGCTCGGACGTCCGGGCCAACGTGACCACCGCGACGCCGACGTCCGCCGACGGGGAGTACACCCTCGACGGGCACAAGTGGTTCACGTCCGCGCCCATGAACGACGTGTTCCTGGTGCTGGCCCAGGCCGCCGGCGGACTGAGCTGCTTCCTGGTGCCGCGCGTGCTCGACGACGGCAGCCGCAACCGCCTGGACGTCGTACGGCTGAAGGACAAGCTGGGCAACCGGTCGAACGCCTCCTCCGAGCTGGAGCTGCGGGGCACCTGGGCGCGGCGGCTCGGCGACGAGGGCCGGGGCGTCCGCACGATCATCGAGATGGTCGCCGCCACCCGGCTGGACTGCGTGCTGGGCTCGGCGTCGCTGATGCGCCGGGCCCTGGCCGAGGCGTCCTGGCACGTCGCGCACCGCTCGGCGTTCGGCGGCCTGCTCGGCGACAAGCCGTTGATGCAGAACGTCATCGCCGACCTGGCCGTCGAGTCCGAGGCCGCCACCGTGCTCGGCATGCGGCTGGCCGCCGCGGTCGACGACGCCGGGGACCCGCACGAGGCGGCGCTGCGCCGGATCGCGCTGCCGCTGGCGAAGTACTGGGTCTGCAAGCGCACCCCGATGATGGTCGCGGAGGCGCTGGAGTGCCTGGGCGGGAACGGCTACGTCGAGGAGTCGGGGATGCCGCTGCTGTTCCGCGAGTCGCCGCTGAACTCGGTATGGGAGGGCTCCGGAAACGTCAACGCCCTCGACGTGCTGCGCGCGCTGTCCCGCGAGCCCGAGGCGCTGAACGCCTGGATCGTCGAGGTCGGCCGGGCGAGCGGCGAGAACCCGCACCTGGACCGGGCGATCACCGCGGTCCTCGAGTCGCTGGCCGACACCTCCGAGATGGAGGTCGGCGCCCGCCGGCTGGCCGGGCAGATGGCCGCCTGCCTGCAGGGCGCCCTGCTCCTGCAGCACGCGCCCGCCGCCGTCGCCGACGCGTTCTGCGCCACCCGGCTCGGCACGGAGTACGGCGGCACGCTGGGCACGCTCCCCCGCGGCACCGACCTCGCGAGCATCGTCGCCCGGACCACCCCGCCCGCCTGA
- a CDS encoding YihY/virulence factor BrkB family protein, translating to MSAETESAPTLPSTRLVRWRDTLWRLVVSTIGTCFRNRVTGLAAEAAFFALLSLPPLLFGLAGSIGYVFDSINPEQVEQVRRSILEVCSRALTPQTVDAIVRPTLNDVFKGGRFDVVSVGFILALWSGSRALNVFVDTITIMYGLGGHRGIVKTRVLSFSLYVMGLVTGVVTLPLVVAGPRLVDRVIPDRLNFLNEVYWPIVVVLSVCFLATLYHVSVPVRTSWRFNLPGAALTMTIWVFGSYLLRWVLTGTAKGSTSIYGPLAAPIVVMLWLYLLSIAVLIGAALNAAFDRLWPEKETARARMEIVRRLRLQAMVPRLRRNEEEQVRFPDAADIGDEPTIQVPRTRP from the coding sequence ATGTCAGCGGAGACGGAGAGCGCACCCACGCTGCCGTCGACCCGTCTCGTGCGGTGGCGCGACACGCTGTGGCGGCTGGTCGTCTCGACCATCGGCACCTGCTTCCGCAACCGGGTGACCGGGCTCGCCGCGGAGGCCGCCTTCTTCGCGCTGCTGTCCCTCCCGCCGCTGCTGTTCGGGCTCGCCGGGTCGATCGGCTACGTGTTCGACAGCATCAACCCCGAGCAGGTCGAGCAGGTCCGCCGCTCGATCCTGGAGGTCTGCTCGCGGGCGCTGACCCCGCAGACCGTCGACGCGATCGTCCGGCCGACGCTGAACGACGTGTTCAAGGGCGGCCGCTTCGACGTCGTCTCGGTCGGCTTCATCCTGGCGCTGTGGTCCGGCTCGCGCGCCCTGAACGTCTTCGTGGACACCATCACGATCATGTACGGCCTCGGCGGGCACCGCGGCATCGTGAAGACCCGGGTGCTGTCCTTCTCCCTCTACGTCATGGGCCTGGTCACCGGCGTCGTCACGCTGCCGCTGGTGGTGGCCGGGCCACGGCTCGTCGACCGGGTGATCCCGGACCGGCTGAACTTCCTCAACGAGGTCTACTGGCCGATCGTCGTGGTGCTGTCGGTCTGCTTCCTCGCCACGCTCTACCACGTGTCGGTGCCGGTGCGGACGTCGTGGCGCTTCAACCTCCCCGGCGCCGCGCTGACGATGACGATCTGGGTGTTCGGCTCCTACCTGCTGCGCTGGGTGCTCACCGGTACGGCGAAGGGGTCCACGTCGATCTACGGCCCGCTGGCAGCGCCGATCGTGGTGATGCTCTGGCTCTACCTGCTCTCCATCGCGGTGCTGATCGGGGCGGCCCTCAACGCGGCCTTCGACCGGCTCTGGCCCGAGAAGGAGACCGCCCGGGCCCGGATGGAGATCGTCCGCAGGCTGCGCCTGCAGGCGATGGTCCCGCGGCTGCGGCGCAACGAGGAGGAGCAGGTCCGGTTCCCCGACGCGGCCGACATCGGGGACGAGCCGACGATCCAGGTGCCCCGGACCAGGCCCTGA
- a CDS encoding multicopper oxidase family protein, whose translation MRPPWFKLGEIAVVLVLVAAAGLAMTRQDPSSATRSSAGTGVPPVPTTFPAEQYRPYAPPPVIRSVHGLLETTFTVRPKTFRVAGKRVRGLTYQGGFMGPTLRVRPGDTVRIHLRNELGEPTNLHSHGMYVSPIGISDNVLRTMKAHSDNDFVLKLPRIVDPGTYWYHTHLHGLVEEQVFAGLSGVLIVEGLQQRLPQPLRDVPDRLLALKDLQVKRGAIVRHGIDSDAPTTRTVNGQVDPVLQVRTNRTELLRLANIGADIWYRLRLAGAQFHVIAEDANPVAQVWTADQLVLPPGKRYDVLVRWPRTGTFALRTLRYSTGPAGDDYPARRLATFEVHGSPVADVAWPTTLGPVSPLATDRVDRTRHLVFSENPRTNQFFINGRQFDAQHVNYVAKLGTTEEWVIRNTSREEHPFHIHVNDFEVMSVNGTPYQARSEQDVVALPSRGVVRIRMHFTRFVGATVFHCHILAHEDGGMMGIIDITRSGRPSAATARSLRAMNAAMLAQHSTDMSDDPGHGMAMPSH comes from the coding sequence ATGCGTCCACCGTGGTTCAAGCTCGGCGAGATCGCCGTCGTCCTCGTCCTCGTCGCCGCCGCGGGGCTGGCGATGACCCGCCAGGACCCGTCCTCCGCGACCCGGAGCTCCGCCGGGACGGGCGTCCCCCCGGTCCCGACGACCTTCCCGGCCGAGCAGTACCGGCCGTACGCTCCCCCACCGGTGATCCGCTCCGTGCACGGTCTGCTGGAGACGACCTTCACGGTCCGGCCGAAGACCTTCCGCGTGGCGGGGAAGCGGGTGCGAGGGCTCACCTACCAGGGCGGGTTCATGGGGCCGACGCTCCGGGTGCGGCCCGGTGACACCGTGCGGATCCACCTCCGCAACGAGCTCGGGGAGCCCACCAACCTGCACAGCCACGGGATGTACGTCTCCCCGATCGGGATCTCGGACAACGTGCTGCGCACCATGAAGGCGCACAGCGACAACGACTTCGTCCTCAAGCTGCCGCGCATCGTCGACCCGGGCACCTACTGGTACCACACCCACCTGCACGGGCTGGTCGAGGAGCAGGTCTTCGCGGGGCTGTCCGGGGTGCTGATCGTCGAGGGCCTCCAGCAGCGGCTGCCGCAGCCGCTGCGCGACGTCCCCGACCGGCTCCTGGCCCTCAAGGACCTGCAGGTGAAGCGGGGCGCCATCGTGCGGCACGGCATCGACTCCGACGCGCCGACGACCCGGACCGTGAACGGTCAGGTGGATCCGGTGCTGCAGGTGCGCACGAACCGGACCGAGCTGCTGCGGCTGGCGAACATCGGCGCCGACATCTGGTACCGGCTGCGGCTCGCCGGTGCACAGTTCCACGTGATCGCCGAGGACGCGAACCCGGTGGCCCAGGTCTGGACGGCCGACCAGCTCGTGCTGCCGCCCGGCAAGCGGTACGACGTCCTGGTCCGGTGGCCCAGGACCGGCACCTTCGCCCTGCGCACCCTGAGGTACAGCACCGGGCCGGCCGGCGACGACTACCCGGCGCGGCGGCTGGCGACCTTCGAGGTCCACGGCTCCCCGGTCGCCGACGTCGCCTGGCCGACGACGCTGGGCCCCGTCTCGCCGCTGGCCACCGACCGCGTCGACCGGACCCGGCACCTGGTGTTCAGCGAGAACCCGAGGACCAACCAGTTCTTCATCAACGGCAGGCAGTTCGACGCCCAGCACGTGAACTACGTGGCGAAGCTGGGCACGACCGAGGAGTGGGTGATCCGGAACACCTCGCGCGAGGAGCACCCCTTCCACATCCACGTGAACGACTTCGAGGTCATGTCGGTCAACGGCACGCCCTACCAGGCGCGCAGCGAGCAGGACGTCGTAGCTCTGCCGTCCCGCGGAGTGGTGCGGATCCGCATGCACTTCACGCGCTTCGTGGGAGCCACCGTCTTCCACTGCCACATCCTGGCCCACGAGGACGGCGGGATGATGGGCATCATCGACATCACCCGCTCGGGCAGGCCCTCGGCCGCCACCGCCAGGTCGCTGCGGGCGATGAACGCGGCGATGCTGGCGCAGCACTCGACCGACATGAGCGACGACCCCGGCCACGGGATGGCGATGCCGTCGCACTGA
- a CDS encoding PAS and ANTAR domain-containing protein — protein MTMASGQRATAETLGVGRPQRIGRYSYSVGDDAWWWSDTFFRILGFEPGEVRASPSVLASHLRPDGMDRGIDAVQSAFDTGEPFSFHTQIVDGDGRDRTVLLAGHGEPGDDGSIVQVQGYLVDLTDARRDASRDDVQEALAGALDHRAVIEQAKGVLMLAHGVDADESFALLRAYSQDHNVKVRDLADRLVELVAKDGRPDEGFLRKVLQIFDVD, from the coding sequence ATGACGATGGCGAGCGGGCAGAGGGCCACCGCCGAGACGCTGGGTGTGGGGCGGCCGCAGCGCATCGGCCGCTACTCCTACTCGGTCGGCGACGACGCCTGGTGGTGGTCGGACACCTTCTTCCGGATCCTCGGCTTCGAGCCGGGAGAGGTCCGGGCGTCCCCGTCCGTGCTGGCCTCGCACCTGCGCCCCGACGGCATGGACCGGGGCATCGACGCGGTGCAGTCCGCGTTCGACACCGGGGAGCCGTTCAGCTTCCACACCCAGATCGTCGACGGCGACGGCCGGGACCGCACGGTCCTGCTCGCCGGCCACGGGGAGCCCGGTGACGACGGCTCGATCGTCCAGGTGCAGGGCTACCTGGTGGACCTCACCGACGCGCGGCGGGACGCCAGCCGGGACGACGTGCAGGAGGCGCTGGCGGGCGCGCTGGACCACCGCGCGGTGATCGAGCAGGCCAAGGGCGTGCTGATGCTGGCACACGGGGTGGACGCGGACGAGTCCTTCGCGCTGCTGCGCGCCTACTCCCAGGACCACAACGTGAAGGTCCGCGACCTCGCCGACCGGCTCGTCGAGCTCGTCGCCAAGGACGGGCGTCCCGACGAGGGCTTCCTGCGCAAGGTGCTGCAGATCTTCGACGTCGACTGA